The following proteins are co-located in the Fimbriiglobus ruber genome:
- a CDS encoding ThuA domain-containing protein, protein MTLLRRAFLCLPLILAAAAPLSAADKPKRVLLVTHSGGFVHDALGFAEDTLKDIGPKNGLEVTCYRFTEDPTKTVKIKPKDKPEVEKTALEAYSERFRGPTGKTVAIENCGRINKDTLKNFDCVLFFTTGNPVNKEELKDLMEWVNAGGAFAGTHCATDTLYDTAYGDLIGGYFDGHPWHQKIKIKVDDPKHPAAKGFVEGDEITDEIYQFKNFNREKLHGIYSVDNSSIDVKKGKRADNDYAVSWVKEYGKGRVFYTSLGHRKDVWKDPRFQTHLLAGLNWAMHGATSAGQ, encoded by the coding sequence ATGACTCTCCTCCGACGGGCATTTCTCTGCCTCCCGCTGATCCTCGCCGCGGCCGCCCCGCTTAGCGCCGCGGACAAACCCAAGCGCGTCCTCCTCGTCACCCACAGCGGCGGGTTCGTCCACGACGCCTTGGGGTTCGCCGAGGACACGCTCAAGGACATCGGCCCGAAGAACGGGCTCGAAGTCACCTGCTACCGGTTCACCGAAGACCCGACAAAGACAGTGAAAATCAAGCCGAAGGACAAGCCCGAGGTCGAAAAGACCGCGCTCGAGGCGTACAGCGAGCGGTTCCGCGGGCCGACCGGGAAGACCGTCGCGATCGAAAACTGCGGGCGGATTAACAAGGACACGCTCAAGAACTTCGACTGCGTGCTGTTCTTTACCACGGGCAACCCGGTCAACAAGGAAGAACTCAAAGACCTGATGGAGTGGGTCAACGCGGGCGGCGCCTTCGCCGGCACCCACTGCGCGACCGACACCCTGTACGACACCGCCTACGGCGACCTCATCGGCGGGTACTTCGACGGCCACCCGTGGCACCAGAAGATCAAGATCAAGGTCGACGACCCGAAGCACCCGGCGGCCAAGGGCTTCGTGGAAGGCGACGAAATTACCGATGAAATCTACCAGTTCAAGAACTTCAACCGCGAAAAACTGCACGGCATTTACAGCGTCGATAACAGCTCGATCGACGTGAAAAAGGGCAAGCGGGCGGACAACGACTATGCCGTCTCGTGGGTCAAGGAGTACGGCAAGGGCCGCGTCTTCTACACCTCGCTCGGGCACCGGAAGGACGTGTGGAAAGACCCGCGGTTCCAAACCCACCTCCTCGCCGGGTTGAACTGGGCGATGCACGGAGCCACCTCGGCCGGGCAGTAA